From a single Pleurodeles waltl isolate 20211129_DDA chromosome 8, aPleWal1.hap1.20221129, whole genome shotgun sequence genomic region:
- the GPR45 gene encoding probable G-protein coupled receptor 45 yields MACNNTPMDSYVFSPPNVTDIGSNVITMPAPLRILLAITMVVMIGIGFLGNAIVCLIVYQKPAMRSAINLLLATLAFSDIMLSLFCMPFTAVTLVTVNWHFGAHFCRISAMLYWFFVLEGVAILLIISVDRFLIIVQRQDKLNPHRAKIMIAISWSLSFCISFPSVVGWSFVEVPARAPQCVLGYTDFPADRVYAVMLLVAIFFIPFSVMLYSYLCILNTVRRNAVRIHNHAESLCLSQVSKLGLMGLQRPHQMNVDMSFKTRAFTTILILFIGFSFCWLPHTVFSLLSVFSRTFYYSPSFYITSTCILWLSYLKSVFNPVIYCWRIKKFREACMEFMPKTFKILPKVPGRTRRRIRPSTIYVCSEHQSAV; encoded by the coding sequence ATGGCCTGCAATAACACTCCCATGGACAGCTATGTTTTTTCTCCTCCAAATGTCACAGACATAGGTTCAAACGTCATTACTATGCCAGCCCCACTTAGGATATTATTGGCAATAACAATGGTGGTTATGATTGGTATTGGTTTCTTGGGCAATGCCATTGTTTGCCTCATTGTGTATCAGAAGCCAGCTATGCGTTCAGCTATTAACCTTCTCCTAGCAACTCTTGCCTTCTCCGATATCATGTTGTCACTGTTCTGCATGCCATTTACTGCAGTCACCCTAGTCACGGTGAACTGGCACTTTGGGGCTCACTTTTGTCGCATATCGGCTATGCTGTACTGGTTCTTTGTCCTAGAAGGGGTCGCCATATTGTTGATCATTAGCGTTGATCGTTTCTTAATCATTGTTCAACGGCAAGACAAACTTAACCCTCATCGTGCCAAGATAATGAttgcaatatcctggtccctctcCTTCTGCATTTCGTTTCCCTCAGTTGTTGGTTGGTCATTTGTGGAAGTGCCTGCTCGAGCACCTCAGTGTGTCCTTGGATACACTGATTTTCCAGCAGACAGAGTTTATGCTGTGAtgttgctggtggccattttctttaTCCCCTTCAGCGTCATGCTCTACTCTTACCTCTGCATTCTCAACACTGTGCGGAGGAATGCCGTCAGAATTCACAACCATGCTGAGAGCCTTTGCTTGAGCCAGGTGAGCAAACTCGGTCTCATGGGGCTACAGAGGCCACACCAGATGAACGTAGACATGAGCTTCAAAACCAGGGCCTTCACCACCATCTTGATCCTCTttattggcttctctttctgctggCTGCCGCACACCGTCTTCAGCCTGCTGTCAGTGTTTAGCAGGACGTTCTACTACAGCCCTTCCTTCTACATTACCAGCACATGCATTTTGTGGCTTAGTTACCTCAAATCTGTATTTAACCCTGTCATCTACTGCTGGAGGATCAAGAAATTCAGAGAAGCCTGCATGGAATTCATGCCTAAAACTTTCAAGATCCTACCCAAAGTGCCTGGCCGAACAAGAAGGAGAATCCGACCTAGTACTATCTACGTTTGCAGTGAACACCAATCTGCTGTTTAG